A single region of the Branchiostoma lanceolatum isolate klBraLanc5 chromosome 1, klBraLanc5.hap2, whole genome shotgun sequence genome encodes:
- the LOC136424469 gene encoding gastrula zinc finger protein XlCGF57.1-like, translated as MADASYGSPTAVQKNICDGSPTRVLWDRDTSNVEDQPTGTETGFDSQPEAHTDEKPYMCGECGNRTTNKHNLPRHMRTHTVCRECGYRATSKHMITHTGEKPYKCDQCDYSAAEKSTLDRHLAKHSGEKPYMCGECGYRTAQKLQLSKHMRTHSGEKPYKCDQCDYSAAQKCNLNRHLAKHSGEKPYMCGECGYRATQKSHLSQHMRTHTGEKPYKCDQCDYSAAQKCDLDRHLAKHTGEKPYMCGECGYRAIRKSQLSRHMRTHTGEKPYKCDQCDYSAAQKSTLDSHLAKHSGQKPYMCGECGYRAIRKSQLSRHMRTHTGEKPYKCDQCDYSAAEKCNLNSHLANHIGKKP; from the coding sequence ATGGCAGATGCAAGTtatgggtctcctactgctgtTCAAAAGAACATCtgtgatgggtctcctactAGAGTTTTATGGGACAGAGATACAAGCAACGTTGAAGACCAGCCGACTGGAACCGAAACCGGTTTCGACAGTCAGCCAGAAGCACATactgatgagaaaccctacatgtgcggggagtgcggaAACAGGACAACTAACAAGCATAACCTacccagacatatgagaacccataccgTGTGTagagagtgcggatacagagcAACTAGCAAACATATGataacccatactggtgaaaaaccctacaagtgtgaccagtgtgactactctgctgCAGAGAAATCCACATTGGACCGACACCTAGCCAAACacagtggtgagaaaccctacatgtgtggcgagtgcgggtacaggacagctcaaaagCTCCagttatccaaacatatgagaactcattctggagaaaaaccctacaagtgtgaccagtgtgactattctgctgcgcagaaatgcaatttgaaccgacatctagccaaacactccggtgagaaaccctacatgtgcggggagtgcggatacagagcAACTCAAAAGTCTCatttatcccaacatatgagaacccatactggtgagaaaccatacaagtgtgaccagtgtgattattctgctgcgcAGAAATGTGATTTAgaccgacatctagcaaaacacactggtgagaaaccatacatgtgtggggagtgcgggtacagggctATCCGAAAGTCTCAgttgtccagacatatgagaactcatacgggtgaaaaaccctacaagtgcgaccagtgtgattactctgctgcacagaaatccaccttggacagccatctagcaaaacactctggtcagaaaccctacatgtgtggggagtgcgggtacagggctATCCGAAAGTCTCAgttgtccagacatatgagaactcatacgggtgaaaaaccctacaagtgcgaccagtgtgactattccgctgcaGAGAAATGTAATTTGAACAGCCATTTAGCAAACCACATCGGCAAGAAACCCTAA